The following proteins are encoded in a genomic region of Primulina huaijiensis isolate GDHJ02 chromosome 3, ASM1229523v2, whole genome shotgun sequence:
- the LOC140972770 gene encoding uncharacterized protein: protein MQMNPSKIEKDLFHHLGPPSPNHEQFMQPHRTQSQPSIDEDPFSLAEMELFRDDDDDDVSHTSSDVEIPLPLSDGAVPSQSPSIPNSSLIDNHERRIHRPLLLISPEPHISTQFYTFNKESHALMVQCLMEGRLATPEEIRTATPSPVLSSWRSVWKDRNEDTAYLTAWKRIQDKLTVHVSESAAASTSNNIYFLCFKNNSNQFVSHVDQWQDIVMSFHGDGDLKHLGLRETIEKIKQVWTVGAKFYGIPESYIRTCIAACPVCSDESSGCAPRSKRRRFEYTESFDVPAKEVPVKLQQLAAKHKVVLCIRQKYIRYKPFMAEVKDYACHRAGEPASSKKSRMLKREPYTSKRCGCGFRIRAIVPISNYNEKDKTFVYEEEGTAVFKLFAVHSGHEPGPLDGNARIMHRMVVYKGGFLMDHETVYGLVDEGENDVFGFLGKDSGDMQHTVFQQVQELRNELGLLESKIGKIPAQMLGSVSCELFDIANKLRNIPDEGSKSVGLLSEKQHMDDVLVVEHDLPDWGDDHHTRIYGDRKDADVIEDDEDSFGRTLGEVASWDQMRADCQSEKDLLGETCKEEKWLKCGGFDEKGILGCSNPKLVKPPGHHDEMDPDVGLTSLQVDGFYHETPKWFDSPCGLDPRADCSDSGFRHEEIV from the coding sequence ATGCAAATGAATCCAAGCAAAATTGAGAAGGATCTATTCCATCACCTGGGTCCGCCGTCGCCCAACCATGAACAGTTCATGCAGCCTCACCGAACTCAATCTCAGCCCTCCATCGATGAAGACCCCTTCTCTCTCGCCGAGATGGAGCTCTTCCGAGACGATGACGACGATGACGTCAGCCACACCTCGTCCGACGTCGAAATTCCACTCCCCCTCTCTGATGGAGCCGTTCCGTCTCAAAGCCCTAGTATACCGAATTCATCCCTAATCGACAATCACGAGAGGCGAATACATCGTCCACTGCTGCTTATCAGCCCGGAGCCGCATATTTCGACTCAATTTTATACCTTTAATAAGGAATCGCATGCCCTAATGGTTCAATGCTTGATGGAAGGCCGATTAGCAACGCCGGAGGAGATCCGGACCGCCACGCCGTCGCCGGTGCTCTCGAGCTGGCGTTCTGTGTGGAAGGACCGCAACGAGGATACTGCGTATTTGACTGCGTGGAAGCGTATCCAGGATAAGCTCACAGTCCATGTATCGGAATCCGCTGCTGCAAGTACTAGTAATAACATTTATTTCCTTTGTTTCAAGAACAATTCCAATCAATTTGTTTCACATGTGGACCAGTGGCAGGACATAGTCATGTCATTTCATGGTGACGGGGATCTTAAACACCTAGGGTTGAGAGAAACGATCGAGAAAATTAAGCAGGTATGGACCGTAGGTGCCAAATTTTATGGTATTCCTGAGAGTTATATCAGGACCTGTATTGCTGCGTGTCCTGTGTGCTCGGACGAGTCTTCAGGGTGCGCTCCGAGGTCTAAAAGGCGTAGGTTTGAATATACCGAGTCTTTTGATGTGCCTGCTAAAGAAGTGCCTGTTAAGTTGCAGCAATTGGCTGCAAAGCATAAGGTGGTGCTGTGTATACGGCAGAAATATATCAGGTATAAGCCATTTATGGCTGAGGTTAAGGATTATGCATGCCACAGGGCAGGGGAACCAGCGTCCTCGAAAAAATCTAGGATGTTGAAGAGGGAGCCATATACTTCGAAGAGGTGCGGTTGCGGGTTTCGTATAAGGGCGATAGTTCCCATTTCTAATTATAATGAGAAGGACAAAACTTTTGTCTATGAGGAAGAAGGGACAGCTGTGTTTAAGCTGTTTGCGGTGCACTCAGGACATGAGCCAGGGCCATTGGATGGGAATGCAAGGATCATGCACCGAATGGTTGTTTATAAAGGAGGTTTTCTGATGGACCACGAGACTGTGTATGGGCTGGTGGATGAAGGGGAGAATGATGTTTTTGGGTTCTTAGGAAAGGATTCTGGAGATATGCAGCATACTGTTTTTCAGCAAGTTCAAGAATTAAGGAATGAGTTGGGATTGCTTGAGAGTAAGATTGGGAAAATCCCAGCACAAATGTTGGGTTCTGTGTCGTGTGAGCTCTTTGACATCGCTAATAAGTTAAGAAATATTCCCGATGAAGGATCAAAATCCGTTGGATTGTTGTCGGAGAAGCAGCATATGGATGATGTGTTGGTGGTGGAGCATGATTTACCCGATTGGGGTGATGACCATCATACGAGGATCTATGGGGATCGCAAGGACGCAGATGTTATTGAAGATGATGAGGACAGCTTCGGGAGAACTCTCGGGGAGGTTGCTTCTTGGGATCAGATGAGGGCCGACTGCCAGAGTGAGAAGGATCTGCTCGGTGAGACttgtaaagaagaaaaatggttgAAATGTGGAGGGTTTGACGAAAAGGGAATTCTTGGCTGCAGCAATCCGAAGCTTGTAAAGCCACCGGGTCATCACGATGAGATGGATCCAGATGTTGGTCTTACCAGCTTACAGGTGGATGGCTTCTACCATGAAACTCCAAAGTGGTTTGACTCTCCTTGTGGACTGGATCCGAGAGCTGATTGTAGCGATTCTGGATTCCGACACGAGGAGATTGTGTAG
- the LOC140972771 gene encoding 65-kDa microtubule-associated protein 9-like → METSCGSLLSELQTIWDEIGEPDDERDKMLFELEQECLDAYRRKVDQARRCQVQLRQSLADCEAQLADICGALGDLPVHIKKISGTLKKELLAIMPQLEDMKKKKTERKGQFAEVKKQINCILKEFSGSTEEILDTFVIDDSDLSLKRLEDLQNKLLLLQKEKNERLKQVAERLNVLNHLCLVLGMDFKLTICNIHPTLDGSWVTKSISGDTIESLHTTICRLKDVKLQRMQKLQDLAVTMIELWNLMDTPVEEQHKFHNVTRTIAASENEITEPDILSLEFLNNAEAEVARLEELKFSKMKEVLLKKKLVLEEICRGSHMIVEERYTADLSVEAIESGEINPSYLLEQMEVQISKVKEEAFSRKEILEKVKKWLAACEEECWLEEYNRDGSRYNAGRGTHLMLKRAEKARSLVGKIPVMVETLKTKVNAWEKDKETEFLYDGVGLLSMIEQYRELNQLKELDRQRQRDQKKLQGQLMVEQEALFGSKQSPSRSGNKNFRPSTGGVANKKFSVGGATLQSIFTEKSALSSLSLLKNNPVKQQQGSRSHHHSGFVAHSSGNKHMTSGNGKHHSSNAATNSQHCQMSPMRKPLSPITSLSSNIIPFDFQDQNAESGVTRSFSTTPLATPTKNVFSFSENRTPTKMQIPMPATPPTVSITMQTATTPFTPCIRDTEEVEYSYEERRSGFTVPKSTMLTHV, encoded by the exons ATGGAAACAAGTTGTGGTTCTCTTCTATCCGAGCTTCAG ACAATATGGGATGAGATTGGAGAACCTGACGATGAAAGAGATAAAATGCTTTTTGAACTTGAGCAAGAGTGTCTGGATGCATATCGAAGAAAAGTGGATCAGGCAAGGCGCTGCCAAGTTCAGCTGAGGCAATCACTTGCTGACTGTGAAGCACAACTCGCAGACATCTGTGGTGCACTGGGCGACCTGCCAGTCCACATAAAGAAG ATTTCTGGTACTTTGAAGAAAGAACTTCTGGCCATAATGCCTCAACTAGAAGatatgaagaagaaaaaaaccgAGAGGAAGGGTCAATTTGCCGAGGTGAAGAAGCAAATAAATTGCATCCTCAAGGAGTTTTCGGGATCCACAGAGGAGATATTGGATACATTTGTCATTGATGACAGTGATTTGTCACTCAAAAGATTAGAAGATTTACAAAATAAGTTGCTTCTGCTGCAGAAAGAAAAG AATGAGCGCCTAAAGCAGGTAGCAGAAAGGTTAAACGTCCTGAACCACCTCTGTTTGGTTCTTGGAATGGACTTCAAATTAACAATTTGTAATATTCATCCAACTTTGGATGGCTCATGGGTCACGAAAAGTATTAGTGGAGACACAATTGAGAGCTTGCATACCACAATATGCAGGCTTAAGGATGTCAAGCTGCAGCGCATGCAAAAG TTGCAAGATCTTGCAGTGACCATGATAGAGCTTTGGAATCTGATGGATACACCGGTTGAGGAGCAACATAAATTCCATAATGTCACACGTACTATTGCAGCTTCAGAGAACGAAATAACAGAACCGGACATTTTGTCATTGGAATTCCTCAATAAT GCAGAGGCGGAAGTTGCAAGATTGGAAGAACTGAAATTCAGTAAAATGAAGGAGGTCCTTTTGAAAAAGAAGTTAGTTTTAGAGGAAATATGCCGTGGATCACACATGATTGTTGAAGAAAGATACACGGCAGACCTTTCAGTGGAAGCTATTGAGTCCG GGGAAATCAATCCATCTTATCTACTTGAACAGATGGAGGTTCAGATTTCCAAGGTTAAAGAGGAAGCATTTAGCAGAAAAGAGATTCTCGAAAAGGTTAAAAAATGGCTGGCTGCTTGTGAAGAGGAATGTTGGTTGGAGGAGTATAACAGG GACGGCAGTCGTTATAATGCTGGAAGAGGCACACATCTTATGCTAAAGAGGGCTGAAAAGGCGCGTTCACTAGTCGGTAAAATCCCAG TGATGGTGGAGACATTGAAAACAAAAGTGAATGCCTGGGAGAAGGATAAAGAAACTGAGTTCCTATATGATGGA GTCGGTCTTCTGTCCATGATTGAGCAGTATCGTGAATTAAACCAGTTGAAAGAACTAGATCGTCAAAGGCAGAGG gatCAGAAGAAACTTCAGGGACAGTTGATGGTTGAGCAAGAAGCACTATTTGGGTCAAAACAAAGTCCATCAAGAAGTGGTAACAAGAATTTTAGACCTTCAACTGGAGGTGTGGCTAATAAGAAGTTTTCTGTAGGAGGGGCAACGCTACAGAGTATTTTCACAGAGAAATCAGCTCTCTCTTCTCTCTCCCTTTTGAAGAACAACCCTGTGAAGCAGCAGCAGGGTTCTCGCAGCCATCACCACAGTGGTTTCGTGGCTCACTCTTCTG GCAATAAACACATGACCAGTGGCAATGGAAAACACCATTCTAGCAATGCAGCAACAAACTCACAGCACTGTCAAATGTCGCCTATGAGGAAGCCCCTCTCTCCAATAACTTCCTTATCTTCCAATATCATTCCTTTCGACTTTCAGGATCAGAACGCAGAAAGTGGGGTCACACGCAGCTTCTCTACAACTCCCTTGGCTACCCCAACGAAGAATGTATTTTCTTTTAGTGAGAATAGAACTCcaacaaaaatgcaaattcCAATGCCAGCTACTCCTCCAACCGTGTCTATTACAATGCAAACTGCCACGACCCCTTTCACACCATGCATTCGTGATACAGAAGAAGTTGAGTATTCTTACGAAGAGAGACGATCTGGCTTTACCGTTCCTAAATCTACCATGCTGACCCATGTTTGA
- the LOC140972009 gene encoding uncharacterized protein isoform X1 translates to MASVASPNAHFYPDRNSRKPSVSRRINLRILSQQNPPVEPPHNRSSSKRGSRRELILRSSEIAVLGAIFHFSGTKPNYLGVQKNPPSLALCPATNNCVSTSENVSDRSHYAPPWDYNPEEGRGSKNPASKEQAMKELLDVIKSTKPENFSPKVTEKTDDYVRVEYESPIMGFVDDVEFWFPPGKKSIVQYRSASRLGNFDFDVNRKRIKALRLALEKKGWASENSF, encoded by the exons ATGGCTTCCGTGGCTTCCCCTAACGCCCATTTTTACCCCGACAGAAACTCGCGTAAACCTTCAGTTTCGCGTCGAATCAACCTTCGCATTCTATCTCAGCAGAACCCTCCGGTGGAGCCGCCGCACAATCGAAGTAGTAGCAAAAGGGGTAGTCGTAG gGAATTAATATTGCGGAGCAGTGAAATTGCTGTTCTCGGAGCCATCTTCCATTTCAG TGGGACAAAGCCAAATTACTTGGGTGTACAGAAAAATCCTCCATCACTGGCTTTATGCCCTGCCACGAATAATTGTGTTTCAACTTCTGAGAATGTTAGTGATCGATCGCACTATGCCCCCCCTTG GGATTATAACCCGGAGGAGGGACGAGGCAGCAAAAATCCAGCAAGCAAAGAACAAGCGATGAAAGAGCTACTTGACGTG ATAAAATCTACAAAACCGGAAAATTTTTCTCCAAAagtaactgagaaaacagatgaTTATGTACGTGTGGAATATGAAAGCCCAATCATGGGG TTTGTTGATGATGTTGAGTTCTGGTTTCCTCCTGGGAAGAAATCAATTGTGCAGTATCGGTCTGCCTCCCGGTTGGGGAATTTTGACTTTGATGTAAACAGAAAGAGAATCAAG GCCTTGAGGCTAGCATTAGAGAAGAAGGGATGGGCCTCAGAAAATAGCTTTTGA
- the LOC140972009 gene encoding uncharacterized protein isoform X2, translating into MFKFSKRRKNFDRSYEPLVITSVYAGNFDFSLSLETTLFIGFELQTSKNPPSLALCPATNNCVSTSENVSDRSHYAPPWDYNPEEGRGSKNPASKEQAMKELLDVIKSTKPENFSPKVTEKTDDYVRVEYESPIMGFVDDVEFWFPPGKKSIVQYRSASRLGNFDFDVNRKRIKALRLALEKKGWASENSF; encoded by the exons atgtttaaattttctaaacgAAGGAAGAATTTCGATCGAAGTTACGAGCCATTAGTCATCACGAGTGTTTATGCTGGTAATTTTGATTTCAGTCTTTCACTGGAGACAACTCTGTTTATCGGGTTTGAACTTCAAACCTCA AAAAATCCTCCATCACTGGCTTTATGCCCTGCCACGAATAATTGTGTTTCAACTTCTGAGAATGTTAGTGATCGATCGCACTATGCCCCCCCTTG GGATTATAACCCGGAGGAGGGACGAGGCAGCAAAAATCCAGCAAGCAAAGAACAAGCGATGAAAGAGCTACTTGACGTG ATAAAATCTACAAAACCGGAAAATTTTTCTCCAAAagtaactgagaaaacagatgaTTATGTACGTGTGGAATATGAAAGCCCAATCATGGGG TTTGTTGATGATGTTGAGTTCTGGTTTCCTCCTGGGAAGAAATCAATTGTGCAGTATCGGTCTGCCTCCCGGTTGGGGAATTTTGACTTTGATGTAAACAGAAAGAGAATCAAG GCCTTGAGGCTAGCATTAGAGAAGAAGGGATGGGCCTCAGAAAATAGCTTTTGA
- the LOC140972009 gene encoding uncharacterized protein isoform X3, whose protein sequence is MASVASPNAHFYPDRNSRKPSVSRRINLRILSQQNPPVEPPHNRSSSKRGSRRELILRSSEIAVLGAIFHFRDYNPEEGRGSKNPASKEQAMKELLDVIKSTKPENFSPKVTEKTDDYVRVEYESPIMGFVDDVEFWFPPGKKSIVQYRSASRLGNFDFDVNRKRIKALRLALEKKGWASENSF, encoded by the exons ATGGCTTCCGTGGCTTCCCCTAACGCCCATTTTTACCCCGACAGAAACTCGCGTAAACCTTCAGTTTCGCGTCGAATCAACCTTCGCATTCTATCTCAGCAGAACCCTCCGGTGGAGCCGCCGCACAATCGAAGTAGTAGCAAAAGGGGTAGTCGTAG gGAATTAATATTGCGGAGCAGTGAAATTGCTGTTCTCGGAGCCATCTTCCATTTCAG GGATTATAACCCGGAGGAGGGACGAGGCAGCAAAAATCCAGCAAGCAAAGAACAAGCGATGAAAGAGCTACTTGACGTG ATAAAATCTACAAAACCGGAAAATTTTTCTCCAAAagtaactgagaaaacagatgaTTATGTACGTGTGGAATATGAAAGCCCAATCATGGGG TTTGTTGATGATGTTGAGTTCTGGTTTCCTCCTGGGAAGAAATCAATTGTGCAGTATCGGTCTGCCTCCCGGTTGGGGAATTTTGACTTTGATGTAAACAGAAAGAGAATCAAG GCCTTGAGGCTAGCATTAGAGAAGAAGGGATGGGCCTCAGAAAATAGCTTTTGA